CCCGGCTTTATGGTCAAAATAAAACTCTATATCATCTTTGAATCGAAAAAATTTCGAAGTACTGACAGCTTGGAGGTAATCTTCTGTTTCCTCTTTAATCACTGTCCTGTCCATTGTATCAATAACTTTTTTAACAATTTGTTTCGTTTCCTCAAAAGTTTTAATAAAAGGGAGAGGTTCCAGCTGTTTTTCTTTCTGATCGGTTTGAGTTGAAACACAATTAGGAGACTTAGGACATGCGTCTAAATGCTCATTCCTAACCCCTATGAAATTTCTTTTCATTAAATAACACCTCCATGTCTCATTCTATACTTATTCACTATTTTATCCATAAAAAAACACCCTGATAAGCTGCTTACTTATGCGGGTGCTTTTCGTGCTTATTATTATTCGGCTTGGCTTTATAATCTTTATTTCCTTTATTGGCACGACCGTCGTAGCTGCCTTTATCGTTCCCCTTGTTGTCTTTGTCATTCTTGTGACCGTTATTTGACGGGTGATCTTTATGCTTTTCTTTATTCGGTTTTTTTTTCTCAGGGGGAGCGTTTTTGGGTAGTGATGGATTATCTTTATCGGAAGCTTTTTCATTGCGATGATCGTTCTTATCTTTAAGCGGCTTTCCATTGGCATGAGAAGAAGCATGAGAAGGAGGCTGTTTGTCCTTCTCCTTTAAGACTTCTGACCGGTGTTTATGAGATTCTTTATTCTTTTTTTCATCTGCCTGACCGTTATGCGGCGATTTTTTCGGCTGAGCAGGAATCGGCACCACGGGGGTCTCTTCCAATTTGCTCGAACTTTCATCAGGAATATCGACCTTTTCGACATCATTTTCTTTGGATGACTCATTTTCATTATAAAAAGATTGAATAATTGCTTTATCATCATCTTCGATAGAAACAGATGCTGGTTGAGTTTCTTCTTCCTGATTTTCCTCATCTTTAATTTTGCGGGCCATAAGCTCATTAACAGATGAACCTTCTTCTTCCGCCTGAAGCCTGACTGCCTCAGGAACTGTATAAGAAGCTAATAAAAGGTCCTGCATTTTTTCGCCTATATAGTTTTCGATCTGATCGGAAAAATTTAATTCACTGTCCCCTTCGAGGTAACTAACACCTATAAGAACCTGGTGATCACTGTTTAGAAAACCTTCTTCGCGGCTGAAGTTAATCATTTGAAGGGCCACTTCAGAGGCCGGGCTCATTTTCCAATCCTCGAGGCTTGCAATCATTTCTTTCGCATCTTCATTCAGTGGATTAATGGCCAGGACTTTCATTTTTTCATTTACTTTAAGTTCTACACTAGGATTAATATCCACATTTACCAAGGCATATGTTTTATTGCCTTCGTGCCAAAGATAAACCGGAAATAATGTCAGTAATAGAGCTATGGTCACGGCAGCGATCTTCATACGGTGGATGAGCATGAATTTTCCAATTGATGACCCCGGCTCGTAAGCCTGAAAATGTACCTCCATGCCTATATCTGCGTTTTTTAAGCGCTTGGCTTTTAGGAAGGAACCGTCGTCGGCCATCACGATGGTAAACTTTTTTGTCTGCTCCAAAACAATACCTTTTCTCACATACCCACCCCTTTCAAGTACTCTTTGAGGTAAACATAATCCCCTGACAAAATGAGAACCATAGCAATGATGAATTTACGGTTTCGCTCCAGCGTTTTTTTACTTACGTTCACACGCTTGACTAAATCTTTCATAGGAAGACGTCCTTTTTCCAGGACCTGCTGTCGTAAACCTTCGTTATTATAAACGATTCGGGCGACTTCAATGGCCGACTCACGGGCATCCACATGTTTTGGAGAGGATTCCGTCAGTTCATGGAAGTTGAGATTATACTTTTGAAGCTCTGCCTGAAATTCGATGATCTCTTCTTTCCGGTACCAGGCTTCTGTCTCAAGAGCATAGCGGTCTTTGGCCGCCTGAACCTCTAAAGGGTTTTCCATCTGTTCTTCGTCGACATAATCATCATCTAATGATATGACCTTCAGGCTCTTCTGCTCATTGCGGATATAATCGATCACCTTGCGTTTAATGACAAGCTTCGCGAACGATAAAAACGAACTTCCTTTGTCACACGAATATGCATGGATGGCTTCGTTAAAAGCCAGTAATCCAATACTGAATTCATCATCTTTTGCAGGGTCTATATAGCGTTTACACACTTCAGAAACGCTTTTGGCGATAAAAGGTTGATACTGTTTTAAGATTTCATTTTTAGCTTCGTCGTCCCCCTGCTTAGCAGCAGCGACTTGATCGTCAAGGGAGGTGTTTCTTCTTTGTAACAGACGATTCATCAACCTTTACCACCTCCAGCCATCATATTATTTCGATTAAGAGATATTTTCTTTGGGCGTTTTTTTAAAAAATAATTTCAATTAGATTACAATTTCGTATCAACCATATAAAACTGAAGCTGTAAACACCAACTATATAGATAGGTATGGGTTTAATATTGTATCGAGCAAGATAAGTTTACTGAATAAGTCATCCAAATACCACCACATGGGATTTACATTTTGTTAAATAATGATTTCAAAACACAGTTCAAAAGACCTATAAAATTTTCAGGTTATCTGAACCTTTAACTAACGGAATTTAACTAGTTCAAATAACCTATATATGCAGAATACGTTTATTTTTTTCGGAAAAGGTTAAATCTCTTTTATACGGCACTTGTAGTTAAATGGGAGGTGAAAGAGATGAAGGCCTTACTACTCAACTGCAGTCTGGAAAAAGGATGCCAGGAGACAGAGACAGAAAATTTGCTCGATCAGGCGGCAGCTGTTTTCCAGCAGGAGAAAGTAGACGTGGAACGGATTCACTTAAGGGACTTTCAAATTACGTTTGGAATAACGAGCAGCTTAGATGGTGATGATGACTGGCCTTTTATTTTCGAAAGCATTCGGAAGGCTGACATCGTTTTATTTGCGACCCCGATTGCTTTAGGGGAACAAAGCAGTATTGCCACTTTAATCATTGAAAGGCTTCAAGGCTACTATGACATGAAAGATAAGAAAGGTCAGCAGCTCTTTTATAATAAAGTCGGAGGCGTTATCGTTTCGGACCATGGAGACGGCGGTTCAAGATCAGCAGCCCAGTCTATTTTATACTCATTGGGGATGCTTGGTTTTACCATTCCTCCTCAGTCCAGCGCTATCTGCACCGAGGGAGATCCATCGAACGAACAAATTGTACAAACAAGTACAAACTTAGTTAATTTAGCAGAGATCTTAAACTTTCATCCGATACCGGTGTTAAGGCGACGAACCCTTTGAAGTATAAAAAAAACCCCTTTTTCGCTCAATTTGCGAAAAAGGGGTTTTTTAACTGGATTGATGAAAATACTCAATCGGAACCGCTAGCCCGACTCTGCCTTCCTCATCATCATGAAGAGTTGCGAAGACAACACCGATCACTTTTCCCTCACTATTGATCACAGGACTGCCGGAGTTTCCACGATAAATCGGGGCATCAAGCATAAGAACAGGATCCTCCCAGCTGTCCAGATCAGTATACTTTAGAATTTCCCCTTGATTAGCAATCCCGGTAAATCTTAATGGATTGCCTATAAATAAGAATTCTTCTTCTGCTTGAAAGCTCGTTTCGTCCGCAAGCTCAAGAAAAGGAAGGGCTTCTCCCTCTATTTTTAATACCGCCAAATCAATGGAAGGATAGGTTTCCACCACTTCTGCCTTAAACAATCCATCATCCGGGAAACCGACGGAAATCTGTTTTTCTCCTTCGATCACATGGTGGTTCGTCAAAATCGTGCCATTTGAATCAATGGAAAAACCTGTGCCATTACTTTGGCCCGCTTCTACGACTACGACCGCCTTTTTGTATTGTTTAATCTCCTTATCAGCAGAGAGCTTCGCAGACGTAACAAGAAAATCGACAGCCGGAATAGAGAAAGTATTCGGCAGTACAGCAATGACGTTAATTGCCATCATACTTGCGATCAAATAGAAGACCCACTTCGGAAAAGGGCGTTTCGGTTTCTGATTTTCTTTTTTCCTCCGCGCTTCTTCCAACGCTTTTCTTCGTTCTTCCTGTACAAGTTCATACATTTTCTCATCATCAATGTCCTCATATAAATCTTCATCAATGATATCCCGTTTATCGTTATCCTCGTTCGTCACTTTAAAGCCGCCCCTTACCTAAACAGCAGGCTGTTTTACCGCTCCCTGCTGCATTTGATACATCTGATAATACTTGCCTTCCATCTCCATAAGTTCCGCATGATTTCCTTTTTCTATTATTGTACCCTGATCTAATACCATGATTTGATCGGCCTGCTGGATCGTAGATAAACGGTGAGCGATCACCAAAGTAGTTCTCCCCTTTTTCAAAACTTCAAGCGCTTTTTGAATAAGCTGTTCAGTCTCCGTATCAATGTTTGCCGTCGCTTCATCAAGAATTAAGATCGCCGGATTAAACGCTAACGCTCTCGCAAATGAAATCAGCTGACGCTCACCCATCGACAGCGAGCTGCCTTTTTCTTTTAGAGGGGAGTCATATTTCTGCGGCAGCTTTTCAATAAATTGGTCAGCTCCTACAGCTTTTAGTGCTTTGACCGCCATTTCCCGGGAAATGTTCTCATCGTTCATTGTAACATTCGACAAGATCGTACCTGAAAAGATAAACGGATCCTGCAGGACGATGCCAATATGGCTGCGCACCTGCTGCCTTGATAATTCTGTTATTGGCTGGTCATCGATCGTAATGCTTCCCTTTTGCGGATCGTAAAACCGAAACAAAAGGTTCATAACCGAACTTTTTCCAGATCCGGTATGGCCGACAAAAGCAGCGGTTTCACCAGGTTTCACTACGAAGTTCAAATTCTTTAAAATATAATCTTCTTCCTCATAGGAAAAAGAAACCTCATCGAATTTAATATGGCCTTTGTAACGCGGGAGTTTTTGATTATTAACTTTTTCCCCTTTTTCGTCCATCAAATCAAAAACCCGGCCTGCAGCAACTCGCGCCTGCTCCAGTTGAGGCAGCTGATTAACGAGATCCGTTACGGGCTGAAATAATCGATTTAAATAATCGACGAATGCATATAGGACCCCGGCAGTTACTAGTCCTTCCGCCCCAATCGTTCCAGAGCCGAAATACCAAATAAAGGCCACAAATGCCAAATTCCTCAGGACATTGACTAAATTAAAAGAGGTTAACGCACTCAGCCTGACCAGTTTTCGCTGATAAATAAAATGCTTGGAATTTAACTGCTCAAAGTCCTTCGATACTTGCTCTTCTTGTCGAAAGGCTTGAATGACGGACATTCCCTGTATCGATTCGTTGATGTTTCCGTTCATATCGCTGACAGCCGACCTGACGACCGTGTTATATTTTCCTCCCCAATGCTTATAAGCTTTCATCCATACCCAGATCACAGGGATAAGAATCACACAAAAGAGTGCGAGCCTCACATCAAGCAAGAACAAGGCTGCATAAATCCCTGTCATATAAACAATGCTCGTTACAAACGTCGTAAGCACCTTTACATAGAGCTCACGAATCGCTTCTGTGTCATTGGTGACCCGTGCGACAATTTTGCCTGCCGGCTGATTTACAAAATAGTTGATCGGCAGCCTCTGAATATGTGCAAATAAATCATCCCTCATCTTACGGATGATCCGGTTCGATGTTTTTTGCAAAATGAATGTATGAAAGTAGCTGAACATAGCTGCCAGTATCAGCAGTGCAGAATACAAAACCAAAAGCCAGTAGATCGACCGCTGCTCAGGAACAAAGAAACGATAAAGCTCATTTAAGTTAAGTTTCTCTGCCTCTACCGTTGTTTCAGCATCTGGAGTATTGATCGTTATAAGATTTCTCTCAACTGAGCGGCTTCCGTTTACTGGCACCTCACTATCGATGAAATAGTAGTCTCTCCCCGTCTGCAGGATCGTAGCGGTGGATAACACTTCTTGATTTCCACCCATTCGGTCGGCCCGTACGTACAGAGAATCATTGTAAGAGACGGTATAATCCGTCTCCTTCGAGACTTCATACCACTGATTCTCTATGCCTACCACATGCTCATCTATCAGCCTTTTCGCGATAAATGGACCTGTAAGTTCCAACCCCACAGCTAATAAAACGCAGATGAGGCCGATAAAGATTTTCTTCTTAAATGTAAGTGCATAATTTAATAATCTTTTTTCTGTAGAAGGGGGTCTCATTATTCTTCCACCTCCTTAGTTTCCAATTGCTGATGTTCGTACTGCTCTTTATACCACCCTTTTTTCTTAATCAGTTCTTCGTGTGTTCCTTCTTGAATGATGCGCCCCTGATCAAGAACGATAATATGGTCTGCATGGGTAACCGCAGATAACCGGTGGGCAGCAATGAACGTCGTTTTTCCTTTTCTTTCTTTTCTTAAGTGGTCGAGAATGTTAGCTTCCGTTTTTCCATCGACAGCCGACATTGCATCATCCAGCAGTAAAATCTTTGGATTCATAATGAAGGCCCGGGCGATAGCGACTCGCTGCTTTTGCCCTCCGGATAGAGTAACTCCACTTTCTCCAACCAGGGTATCGAGCCCTCGCGGAAGGTTTTTAATATCCTCCAGAAAATGAGCGAGTTCCATCACTCTATAAATCTCTTCATCAGATGCTTGATTTTTTCCAAACTGGATATTTTCCCTTATCGTTTTTGAAAACAGCACCTGGTCTTGTGGAACATATCCAATCCAGCTCCTTGAGTCTTCA
This window of the Halobacillus sp. Marseille-Q1614 genome carries:
- a CDS encoding DUF1499 domain-containing protein, encoding MKRNFIGVRNEHLDACPKSPNCVSTQTDQKEKQLEPLPFIKTFEETKQIVKKVIDTMDRTVIKEETEDYLQAVSTSKFFRFKDDIEFYFDHKAGLVHFRSGSRAGYYDFNVNRRRMEEFSVKYLQHKESKTADEL
- a CDS encoding anti-sigma factor domain-containing protein yields the protein MRKGIVLEQTKKFTIVMADDGSFLKAKRLKNADIGMEVHFQAYEPGSSIGKFMLIHRMKIAAVTIALLLTLFPVYLWHEGNKTYALVNVDINPSVELKVNEKMKVLAINPLNEDAKEMIASLEDWKMSPASEVALQMINFSREEGFLNSDHQVLIGVSYLEGDSELNFSDQIENYIGEKMQDLLLASYTVPEAVRLQAEEEGSSVNELMARKIKDEENQEEETQPASVSIEDDDKAIIQSFYNENESSKENDVEKVDIPDESSSKLEETPVVPIPAQPKKSPHNGQADEKKNKESHKHRSEVLKEKDKQPPSHASSHANGKPLKDKNDHRNEKASDKDNPSLPKNAPPEKKKPNKEKHKDHPSNNGHKNDKDNKGNDKGSYDGRANKGNKDYKAKPNNNKHEKHPHK
- the sigI gene encoding RNA polymerase sigma factor SigI — protein: MNRLLQRRNTSLDDQVAAAKQGDDEAKNEILKQYQPFIAKSVSEVCKRYIDPAKDDEFSIGLLAFNEAIHAYSCDKGSSFLSFAKLVIKRKVIDYIRNEQKSLKVISLDDDYVDEEQMENPLEVQAAKDRYALETEAWYRKEEIIEFQAELQKYNLNFHELTESSPKHVDARESAIEVARIVYNNEGLRQQVLEKGRLPMKDLVKRVNVSKKTLERNRKFIIAMVLILSGDYVYLKEYLKGVGM
- a CDS encoding flavodoxin family protein; this translates as MKALLLNCSLEKGCQETETENLLDQAAAVFQQEKVDVERIHLRDFQITFGITSSLDGDDDWPFIFESIRKADIVLFATPIALGEQSSIATLIIERLQGYYDMKDKKGQQLFYNKVGGVIVSDHGDGGSRSAAQSILYSLGMLGFTIPPQSSAICTEGDPSNEQIVQTSTNLVNLAEILNFHPIPVLRRRTL
- a CDS encoding S1C family serine protease, translating into MTNEDNDKRDIIDEDLYEDIDDEKMYELVQEERRKALEEARRKKENQKPKRPFPKWVFYLIASMMAINVIAVLPNTFSIPAVDFLVTSAKLSADKEIKQYKKAVVVVEAGQSNGTGFSIDSNGTILTNHHVIEGEKQISVGFPDDGLFKAEVVETYPSIDLAVLKIEGEALPFLELADETSFQAEEEFLFIGNPLRFTGIANQGEILKYTDLDSWEDPVLMLDAPIYRGNSGSPVINSEGKVIGVVFATLHDDEEGRVGLAVPIEYFHQSS
- a CDS encoding ABC transporter ATP-binding protein, whose amino-acid sequence is MRPPSTEKRLLNYALTFKKKIFIGLICVLLAVGLELTGPFIAKRLIDEHVVGIENQWYEVSKETDYTVSYNDSLYVRADRMGGNQEVLSTATILQTGRDYYFIDSEVPVNGSRSVERNLITINTPDAETTVEAEKLNLNELYRFFVPEQRSIYWLLVLYSALLILAAMFSYFHTFILQKTSNRIIRKMRDDLFAHIQRLPINYFVNQPAGKIVARVTNDTEAIRELYVKVLTTFVTSIVYMTGIYAALFLLDVRLALFCVILIPVIWVWMKAYKHWGGKYNTVVRSAVSDMNGNINESIQGMSVIQAFRQEEQVSKDFEQLNSKHFIYQRKLVRLSALTSFNLVNVLRNLAFVAFIWYFGSGTIGAEGLVTAGVLYAFVDYLNRLFQPVTDLVNQLPQLEQARVAAGRVFDLMDEKGEKVNNQKLPRYKGHIKFDEVSFSYEEEDYILKNLNFVVKPGETAAFVGHTGSGKSSVMNLLFRFYDPQKGSITIDDQPITELSRQQVRSHIGIVLQDPFIFSGTILSNVTMNDENISREMAVKALKAVGADQFIEKLPQKYDSPLKEKGSSLSMGERQLISFARALAFNPAILILDEATANIDTETEQLIQKALEVLKKGRTTLVIAHRLSTIQQADQIMVLDQGTIIEKGNHAELMEMEGKYYQMYQMQQGAVKQPAV